The window TTGTCCCGCCTAGATTTGGTGTTGGAGACCCACACACCCAATTTCACGGCCACCGGCTCCGTCTCGCTGTCGACCGCGATCTCTTCGCTGTGGCCGCGGGGTACAGGCCGGTGAGCACCTTCCCGTTCCACCCACTGCGCGAGAGCCGTCAGGCCGCGCTGGAACGCCTGCTGCGCCTTGCTCGGGCCCTTCGTCGCACGCGTAGCCGCAGGGGCCGGAGACGTCGCCTGGGCGGGCTTGATGCCCAGCTTGGACAGCCGCTCCTGCTGCTCGGTCGACAGCTGCGCCCAAGTAGCCGGCTGGGACTGCCGCTGGAGCCAGCGCCCGATATCGTCGCCGTCGAAGAGGACGCCCGGAGCGATGTCGGGCAGAGCGCCGTCGGCGTCGACGAGGTCGGCGAGGACGCGGTAGTGGCGTTGCCAGGCCAGTGGCCAGGGGCAGTTCCAGTCCGAGTCGATCGCCGCCAGCTGCTCCGCGCGCTCCGCCGCCCGCTCGGGGTCCTTTCCGAGGCCGCCCTTGCGGCGCAGGTTGGCCATGTGCTGCCCAACGGGTACCAGCCCCCCGGCCTCGCTCTCGCCCCACACCTGGTCCTGGCGGGGTGCGAGGTGGCCTGTGGCCTGCCGGTAGGAGCGGAGTGCGGCGAGTTTGTTCTCCCACGCCTCTTCGCCCGGCTCCCAGATCATCCCGGCCTCGGGAGCGTCCAAGAGCTCCTTGCGCCGCGGCTCCAGTTCCCCGGCCCGCAGTGCCTTTCGCTGCTGGTGCACCCACCTCCCCAGCGGGAAAGCCTTTGTCACGCCGACCTCGACCTCGGTGTCGTAGGGGACGGCGTAGAGGCCGGGGATGTGGTGCTTCTTCCGCCAGTGGATGAGGGCTTGGTAGCCCTCCAGCCACACCAGGGACTCCGGCCGGTAGACCCGGGTGCGCAGGAAGGCCGCGATGGTCGCCGCGTCGCGCGGGCTGGAGAAGTGGAGCAGGGCCGACTCTGCAACGGCGTCGGTGTCGTCCTGTTCCTCGTCCTGGCCATCGCCCGCGCCGCCGGCCCCGATGATCTGGCCGTCCTCATCGCGCCGGACGTGCACCTTGCGCTTCCCGCTACTCAGGGCCCGGGAGGCGAGCTGCTCGACAAGTCGTTCATCATGACTGCGGAGGCCTTGCAAAACGGCTACAAGGGGGCGAAAACTGGCGGAGGCGACCATGTCAGTGGGGTCCTCGCCGGACTCCAGGAACACCGGCACGATGATGCGGGCGATCTTCGTGCTGCCGTCGCGGTTGAGCCTGAGCGCTCGGCCGATGTTCTGCACGATCTCCACCTGCGAACCGCGGGTGTCGGCGAAGCAGAGGGCTTCCACGCCCCGCTCGCCAGTGATGTCGACGCCTTCTCCGAGCACGCGACAGCTTGCGAGGAACGCGCGGTGGACCCGGCGGCCAGCTGCGTCGATGCCGTTGGCGAACTGCCGCAGCACCTCGCGCCGTTCGGCCACCAGGTGGTCGCCGCACAGCCATGCCGACCACACGCGGTCCGGCGGGACATGGCGACCGGCCTCCAGCTCGTAGAACTCCGCGTCGATCGACGATGCGGGGAGTCGGCCCGCGGCGGCCAAGTCGCCGTCGGAGGCGTCGTTGACGTACAGCTCCGCGGCCGTCTCCGGCATCTTCTCCGCGAAAGCCGCCGCCTCCTCCACCTTCTGATGGAAAGTCATGACTGTACGGAGGTTGTGCGCGGCGGCGTGCTCCAGGATCGCGGTCTGCAGAAGCGCCAGGCGTCGGCCCCGCTGTGCTTCCTCCGATTCCCCGAGGACCGGGGAGGGGTCGCGGATCTCCAGCACGTCGATCTCGAACCCGGCGAGGATCGCTCGTTCGATCGCCTCGCTCAGCCCGAGCTCAGCCAGCCACGGGCCGTAGGTTTCCGAGTCCTGGCCCATGGTCGCGATCTCCACCTCCTGACCGTCCGTGCCCTTCTGCGGCCGGGGCGCGGCGAGGATGCGCGGGGTCGCGGTCAGGTACAGCCGGAAGTCGGCGGGGATACGGGCGTTGTCGTGGATCGCCGCCCATGGCCTGCCAAGATCGCCTGCGGTTGAGTGGGCTTCGTCGATGATGGCGAGCGAAAAACCGTCCATGCGCTGGCCGTACAGCCGCTCCCCGCCCGTCAGGGCTGCCTCCAGCGGCCCGCGAGTGCGTCCCTGGCCCGTCGGGTCGTCGAAGTCCTCGCGGTCCACGAGAGAGGCGTACGTGGCGAACACGATGACCGGTCCGTGCCCGGCCCACAGGGCGAGCTGGATGGGGTTGGTGGTGGTGCGCACGCCCAGCTCGTTCAGGACCGGGTCGTTTTCCAGCGAGCACACCGCGACCATGGGGGAGCGGTGCCCCACGGCCCGCCACGCCTGGGCGGTCTGCACGAGCAGGTCCAGGGTCGGCACGGTCACGAGGATCCGGCCTTCGGGGAAGCACTCCAGTGCACTCGCGGCGGCCATGATCGTTTTTCCGGAGCCGGTCGCTGACACGATCGTGCCACGGGCACCCTGTGGGGGCACAGATGATCTTGCAGGGAATCCGACCCACTTACGGAAACGCGACTTCTGGTCGATCTGGTGTTTCTTGAGTGGAATCCTGCTCATCGCCCTTCCCCCTCTCCCGTGTCGTACAGCCAGCTGCCGTGAAGCCTTTCCAGTGCGGTTTCCTCCTGGCCGCGCTTCGTCCAGATCCCTTCGAGCCAGAGCGGGGTCGTCTCGATCCTCTCGCACAGCACGAAGGACCCGGGCAGGTCGATCAGCACGAGCTCGCCCGCGAACATGCCGCCCGGCCCGTAGCGGCGCCACAGCCGCTCCAGCCGCGCCCGGTGCTCGTGCAGGTATGCGTCCAGCGTCTGCGGGTAGGTTTCCGGCTCCGCCAGGTGCACGGTTCGCAGGGCGATGTCCACGAGCTCCTGGGACGACTTCTGGTCCCACTGCTCGGAGGTGGTGCCGGTCACGGCGGCATAGTGCTGCTCGCACACGGCGAGGACGCGCTCGATGAGCTCCGCCGGCGCGTCGCTCTCCTCGTCACGAAGGAAGGCCGACCAACACCCGTGTGCCGATCGGGCAGGGCGTGCAGTTCGCCGGTGCCGGCGCTCGCCTCCACCAGGTCCAGGCCGTGGTCGGCGAGGTGAGCCAGGAGCAAGCGAGACAGGACCTCCCCGTCCCGGGCGTGCAGCTGAGCGTTGTCCTCTCCGCTGTCGGGGGAGACGATCGCGCGAGTGAGGACGGTGTCGAAGAAGAACTCGGACAGGACCTCGATCAACTCCGGGCGGGCAGATGCTGGCTGATCGTCCAGGGCGGCAACAGCGGCGTCCATGACCGCAGTGAGGAACAGCCCGCGAGCGCCCTGCAGTTGACGCGCCTCGCTCTGCGGGCTCTCCTCGACGGCCTCCACCACGCGGTACAGGCCCTGATCCCCGTACAAGCCACCCGGCTTCTCCTTCGCCCGGCGCACCTTCGCCACGGCCTCCTCAACGGACCGCGCATAGGTGTAGTTCGTCACCACCGAGGCCCCGGGATGCGCCGGGTCAGTCCGCTGCGCCACGATCCGATAGCGGATCAGCCCGGAGTCAGACTCCACTGCCCCACCGCTCGCACCTTCCTGACGGTCCCGCAGCGCCTGGTGCCAGCGGTCCGCCTGCGCATCCCTCTCGGGAGAGTAGTCGTCCCACGCCGTGCCACCCATCAAGGTCCAGATGCGCCGCAACTCGTTCCGCCGAACCGCCGCCAGCAGCTCCTCCGTACTGAGTGGCCTCGGGTGACCCTCGCGGCTTTCCAAACCACCCGCAGCTCCTCCGTACTGAGTGGCCTCGGGTGACCCTCGCGGCTTTCCAAACCACCCGCAGCCACCAACCGTTCGCGGATCTGTTCCGCCGTAAATCCAGTAACCTCACGCTGGATTTCCTCCCGCACCTTGAGGCGCATTTCGACGCTCAGCAAATTCGTACCCTCCTTCAAGACTCGCCCCAAGTGGTTGGTGGGAGTCCCGTGTTTCCGCCAACGGTACATGCTGCATCAACCTGATGCAGCCGCTACACTAGAACCCACACGAACGAGCGACCCCCGCCCCTTATAGCCAGCCCCGCCCGCGCCAGCGGGCCCCAAAGGGACTGGAGGCGCAGCCGAAAGGACCGTCAGGCGGGGGAGCGCAGCGGACTCGCCGATCAGGCTGGAGCGAAGCGGAAGCCTGGTAGCGGGACAGAGTCCCGCCGGTCCGGGAGCGCAG of the Streptomyces koelreuteriae genome contains:
- a CDS encoding DEAD/DEAH box helicase; its protein translation is MSRIPLKKHQIDQKSRFRKWVGFPARSSVPPQGARGTIVSATGSGKTIMAAASALECFPEGRILVTVPTLDLLVQTAQAWRAVGHRSPMVAVCSLENDPVLNELGVRTTTNPIQLALWAGHGPVIVFATYASLVDREDFDDPTGQGRTRGPLEAALTGGERLYGQRMDGFSLAIIDEAHSTAGDLGRPWAAIHDNARIPADFRLYLTATPRILAAPRPQKGTDGQEVEIATMGQDSETYGPWLAELGLSEAIERAILAGFEIDVLEIRDPSPVLGESEEAQRGRRLALLQTAILEHAAAHNLRTVMTFHQKVEEAAAFAEKMPETAAELYVNDASDGDLAAAGRLPASSIDAEFYELEAGRHVPPDRVWSAWLCGDHLVAERREVLRQFANGIDAAGRRVHRAFLASCRVLGEGVDITGERGVEALCFADTRGSQVEIVQNIGRALRLNRDGSTKIARIIVPVFLESGEDPTDMVASASFRPLVAVLQGLRSHDERLVEQLASRALSSGKRKVHVRRDEDGQIIGAGGAGDGQDEEQDDTDAVAESALLHFSSPRDAATIAAFLRTRVYRPESLVWLEGYQALIHWRKKHHIPGLYAVPYDTEVEVGVTKAFPLGRWVHQQRKALRAGELEPRRKELLDAPEAGMIWEPGEEAWENKLAALRSYRQATGHLAPRQDQVWGESEAGGLVPVGQHMANLRRKGGLGKDPERAAERAEQLAAIDSDWNCPWPLAWQRHYRVLADLVDADGALPDIAPGVLFDGDDIGRWLQRQSQPATWAQLSTEQQERLSKLGIKPAQATSPAPAATRATKGPSKAQQAFQRGLTALAQWVEREGAHRPVPRGHSEEIAVDSETEPVAVKLGVWVSNTKSRRDKLAQDQLDALRELGIEWA